In the genome of Candidatus Saccharibacteria bacterium, one region contains:
- the ftsE gene encoding cell division ATP-binding protein FtsE — MILLDRVTKVYGRTNTALDRVSLHVEPKEFVIIIGKSGAGKSTLLKLLTREERQSSGKIVIGGIDYDKLRDKDIPLLRRKIGVVFQDFRLLQNRTVFENIAFALEIVGHTNSEINHTVPRVLDIVGLKGKEDRMPDELSGGERQRVAIARAVVRQPKILIADEPTGNLDPKHAWDVIRVLEKVNRYGTTVLLTTHNFDIVNKLKRRVVAIEGGRVVSDKASGEYR; from the coding sequence ATGATCTTATTAGATAGAGTTACTAAAGTGTACGGACGGACTAATACGGCACTTGACAGGGTATCCTTACACGTTGAACCCAAAGAGTTCGTTATTATTATTGGCAAATCCGGTGCTGGTAAGTCTACGTTGTTAAAGTTGCTTACACGTGAAGAGCGCCAATCCAGCGGAAAAATAGTCATCGGCGGTATTGATTATGACAAGCTGCGAGACAAAGATATCCCGTTGCTACGGCGGAAGATTGGCGTGGTGTTTCAAGATTTTCGATTATTGCAGAACCGGACAGTATTTGAAAACATTGCTTTTGCATTAGAAATAGTTGGTCATACGAACAGTGAAATCAACCATACCGTTCCGCGCGTGTTGGATATTGTTGGGTTGAAAGGTAAAGAAGATCGTATGCCAGATGAATTGTCTGGCGGCGAGCGTCAACGTGTGGCGATTGCTCGAGCCGTGGTTCGGCAGCCCAAAATCTTGATAGCAGATGAGCCGACTGGAAATCTTGACCCAAAGCATGCCTGGGACGTGATAAGAGTTCTCGAAAAGGTTAATAGATATGGTACTACCGTACTGCTAACAACGCATAATTTTGATATAGTCAACAAGCTTAAACGCCGGGTGGTCGCGATTGAGGGCGGACGAGTCGTTAGTGATAAGGCTAGCGGGGAATATAGGTAG
- the prfB gene encoding peptide chain release factor 2, which translates to MQELQKQSKALVSNVSQAISQLQIKDAEAQLQKLRDKAQKPDFWTDNISAQTNLKQQAKLERKINPWQELEQEVHELAELAELGDEALSPELQKKFTALSSRYEVMKNELKLSGRYDEHDAIVSIHAGAGGTDAQDWAQMLLRMYARWAEAHEVQVEVIDESVGDEAGIKSTTLELSGAYVYGKLKGEDGVHRLVRLSPFNSDNLRQTSFAKVEVLPKIDEPDAVEVDEKDLRVDVYRSGGKGGQSVNTTDSAVRITHLPTGIVVAIQNERSQIQNKETAMTVLRSRLAQLQVEQHAEKITELKGPNEQAAWGNQIRSYVLHPYKQVKDLRTKHESSDPDSVLAGNIDQFIDAYLEQTYADNA; encoded by the coding sequence ATGCAGGAGTTACAAAAACAATCCAAAGCCCTAGTTTCCAATGTATCGCAGGCGATTAGTCAATTGCAGATTAAAGATGCAGAGGCGCAATTACAAAAATTACGTGATAAAGCGCAAAAACCAGATTTTTGGACTGACAATATTTCAGCGCAAACTAACCTGAAACAACAGGCTAAACTGGAGCGCAAGATTAATCCGTGGCAAGAATTAGAGCAAGAGGTTCATGAACTGGCGGAACTGGCGGAGTTAGGTGACGAGGCTTTATCGCCAGAACTGCAAAAAAAATTTACGGCACTGTCATCGCGGTACGAGGTCATGAAAAACGAGTTAAAATTAAGTGGCAGATATGATGAACACGATGCCATTGTTAGTATTCATGCTGGAGCCGGCGGTACTGATGCACAAGATTGGGCTCAGATGCTATTGCGCATGTATGCGCGCTGGGCAGAAGCCCATGAGGTACAGGTTGAAGTAATTGATGAGTCGGTTGGCGACGAAGCCGGTATTAAAAGCACGACTCTAGAGTTGAGCGGTGCATATGTTTATGGAAAGCTCAAGGGAGAGGACGGAGTACACCGGTTAGTCAGGCTCAGCCCGTTCAACTCTGATAATTTGCGTCAAACAAGTTTTGCAAAAGTTGAAGTATTGCCAAAGATTGATGAACCAGACGCTGTAGAGGTCGACGAAAAAGACCTAAGGGTCGACGTGTACAGAAGCGGAGGTAAAGGGGGTCAAAGTGTCAACACAACGGATTCTGCTGTTCGTATAACTCACCTCCCAACAGGGATAGTTGTCGCCATACAAAACGAACGCTCACAGATACAGAATAAGGAGACTGCTATGACGGTTTTACGATCCCGCCTTGCACAATTACAAGTTGAGCAACATGCTGAAAAAATAACCGAACTAAAAGGTCCGAATGAACAGGCAGCTTGGGGTAATCAGATTCGCAGTTACGTTTTGCACCCGTATAAACAGGTAAAAGACTTGCGAACCAAACATGAATCCAGCGATCCGGATTCAGTGCTTGCGGGCAACATAGATCAGTTCATCGATGCTTATCTAGAGCAGACCTATGCGGATAATGCATAG
- a CDS encoding permease-like cell division protein FtsX: MKNEQKLHHKLVTFGRIVKTGSRNLFRNAWLSVAAIAVMLVALTIILLAVVLNVTARGVISELSSNLKVSVYLLDDAPVATQSELERAIQEHPHTNTVEFVSKDEAQRRFLQSFENDPELLAGLALVGGDSLPASYEISVTDLNRLEEVGNIANQEQYNNVVESVTLGRTDAKKTIDRAASMQRFITTASILAAAVFTIISVLIIFNTIRIAIFTRSEEIRSMKLIGATPGYIRGPFLIEASIYGVIAGVAATAIVYSLIFSVGSGLENQAEFAATHSFFTEYTTIIAIFFSTILLGILVGIFSSSLAMEKYLKLKRW, encoded by the coding sequence GTGAAAAACGAACAGAAGTTACACCACAAATTGGTAACATTCGGTCGCATCGTGAAGACCGGCAGCCGAAACTTGTTCCGAAATGCGTGGCTGAGTGTCGCTGCTATAGCCGTTATGTTGGTCGCACTTACAATAATTTTATTGGCAGTTGTTTTGAATGTGACGGCACGAGGTGTTATCAGTGAACTATCCAGTAACCTTAAAGTGTCGGTGTATTTACTAGATGATGCCCCAGTTGCAACCCAGTCCGAGCTAGAGCGTGCTATACAGGAACATCCTCATACTAATACTGTAGAGTTTGTCTCCAAAGATGAAGCTCAGCGGCGCTTCTTGCAAAGTTTTGAGAATGATCCGGAGCTATTAGCCGGGTTGGCCTTAGTCGGGGGCGACAGTTTACCGGCGTCTTATGAGATTAGCGTAACTGACTTGAATCGGCTGGAAGAGGTTGGCAACATTGCAAACCAGGAACAATACAACAATGTAGTTGAGAGTGTTACGCTTGGGCGTACCGACGCCAAAAAGACGATTGATCGAGCCGCATCAATGCAACGTTTTATTACGACGGCAAGTATCTTGGCAGCGGCAGTGTTCACAATTATCTCAGTACTTATTATCTTTAATACTATACGTATCGCTATTTTCACTCGTTCTGAAGAAATCCGGAGCATGAAGCTAATCGGAGCAACACCGGGATATATAAGAGGGCCGTTTTTGATTGAAGCCTCAATCTACGGCGTCATTGCCGGTGTAGCGGCTACAGCCATAGTGTATTCGCTCATATTTTCGGTTGGTTCTGGTCTGGAAAATCAGGCTGAATTTGCCGCGACACATAGCTTCTTTACCGAGTATACAACCATTATTGCAATATTTTTCAGTACTATCTTGCTGGGTATATTGGTAGGTATATTCTCAAGTAGCCTAGCGATGGAAAAGTATCTTAAGTTGAAACGGTGGTAG